In a single window of the bacterium (Candidatus Blackallbacteria) CG13_big_fil_rev_8_21_14_2_50_49_14 genome:
- the rny gene encoding ribonuclease Y → MEWALILVSLLVAGLALGTMLWILRGGKSKTQLENEREEQQQARRNAENRAKELEKETQELRNKLNLAETQLSSQAQELTRQEIQLEARSQLLNEKDQELKARRQELAQQETQMAEACQAQAAEQAEKLSEIARLSPEEARAQIRAEWENRLQAEVAHKIRAAQAHIQEQSDKLAGKILAQAIQRCAVDHIVETTVAAVNLPSEAMKGRIIGREGRNIRAFELATGVDLIVDDTPDVAMVSCFDPIRREVARRALENLIADGRIHPARIEEEVEKVRAQLEDYLREEGEAAALEVGIYGLHPEIIRLLGHLRYRSSYGQNILQHSKEVAYAAGIMAAEIGADIQIARRAGLLHDLGKALTYEEVGTHTALGIDAARRWGEKPEVLHAMAAHHFDVQPMTLEAVLVQVADTLSAARPGARREPVEKFMQRMQALEKLVDSFPGVQKSYVIQAGREVRVMIDPDQISEDQMTQLAFEIAQKIEQELEYPGQIKVSLLRELRVTQFAR, encoded by the coding sequence ATGGAATGGGCTCTGATTCTGGTTTCTTTGCTGGTCGCTGGGCTGGCATTGGGAACCATGCTCTGGATTCTGCGGGGTGGAAAATCAAAAACCCAGCTTGAAAACGAGCGAGAAGAACAACAGCAAGCGCGGCGCAATGCAGAAAATCGCGCCAAAGAGCTTGAAAAAGAAACCCAGGAACTGCGCAACAAACTAAATCTGGCCGAAACACAACTCAGCAGCCAAGCCCAGGAGCTGACCCGCCAGGAAATTCAACTGGAAGCCCGCAGCCAATTGCTGAATGAAAAAGATCAGGAACTCAAAGCCCGACGCCAGGAGCTGGCCCAGCAGGAAACCCAGATGGCTGAAGCCTGTCAGGCCCAAGCAGCAGAACAGGCAGAAAAACTGAGTGAAATTGCTCGCCTTTCCCCCGAAGAAGCGCGGGCCCAGATTCGCGCAGAATGGGAAAACCGCCTGCAGGCTGAGGTGGCCCATAAAATTCGAGCTGCCCAAGCCCATATTCAAGAGCAGAGCGATAAACTGGCGGGTAAAATTCTGGCCCAGGCCATTCAGCGTTGCGCCGTGGACCATATTGTTGAAACCACAGTGGCAGCCGTCAATTTGCCCAGCGAAGCCATGAAGGGCAGGATTATCGGCCGCGAAGGCCGCAATATCCGCGCTTTTGAACTGGCCACGGGGGTGGATCTGATTGTCGATGATACACCCGATGTGGCAATGGTTTCCTGTTTTGACCCCATTCGTCGCGAAGTCGCACGGCGGGCGCTTGAAAACCTGATCGCCGATGGGCGTATTCACCCAGCTCGCATTGAAGAAGAAGTTGAAAAAGTACGGGCTCAATTGGAAGACTATCTGCGTGAAGAAGGAGAGGCTGCCGCCCTGGAAGTGGGAATTTACGGTCTGCACCCTGAAATTATCCGCCTGCTGGGCCATCTGCGCTACCGCAGCAGTTATGGCCAGAATATTCTTCAGCACTCCAAAGAAGTGGCCTATGCCGCAGGCATTATGGCCGCTGAAATTGGAGCCGACATACAAATTGCCCGCCGGGCAGGCCTTCTTCACGATCTGGGCAAAGCGCTGACCTATGAAGAAGTGGGAACCCACACCGCATTGGGGATTGATGCTGCCCGGCGTTGGGGCGAAAAGCCCGAAGTCTTGCATGCCATGGCCGCCCACCATTTTGATGTACAGCCCATGACCCTGGAAGCTGTTTTGGTACAGGTGGCCGACACCCTTTCCGCCGCCCGGCCCGGTGCCCGCCGGGAACCCGTTGAGAAATTTATGCAGCGCATGCAAGCCCTTGAAAAACTGGTAGATAGCTTTCCAGGAGTACAAAAATCCTATGTGATTCAAGCCGGGCGTGAAGTGCGCGTGATGATCGATCCCGATCAGATTTCAGAAGATCAAATGACCCAACTGGCCTTTGAAATTGCCCAAAAGATTGAACAGGAACTCGAATACCCAGGTCAGATCAAGGTCTCTCTGCTGCGTGAACTGCGCGTCACGCAATTTGCCCGTTAG
- a CDS encoding glycosyltransferase, which translates to MNNKKYRIAWIGKKSPFCGNVTYCRELVRGLSERGHEVLFVHFSEDPESEPDESPELKIPYLYKSQIYTIPSPTSAKILTQSLEEWQPDVVHASLPISAMDFNLPEICHKLGIPLVSTFHNAFDRRPSFFSGTSYLTYQLYAQNMAESDRVIIFSNLQKQLLMRVGVSEDRIAIVPNAIDAEKFSPGPSRFRERYPDRLIMTYMGRIAPEKGLDELLKVFQRLALPNTQLVMVGDGSQKQLLQSLYSEVPNLTWTGFLGEEERIDVLRGSDIFILPSQVEGLSIALLEAMACGLATVATDVGSDGEVLEGGAGIIINPGKVRSELSFTLQLLQQHPDFVRDLKLKARQRVLDRYRLETNIAAVEAVYHALLEQPRTATGSLLMAG; encoded by the coding sequence ATGAACAATAAGAAATACCGGATTGCCTGGATTGGTAAAAAATCGCCCTTTTGCGGCAATGTAACATACTGTCGTGAATTGGTGAGAGGCCTCTCTGAGCGGGGGCATGAAGTACTTTTCGTACATTTCTCTGAAGATCCTGAAAGCGAACCGGATGAAAGCCCTGAGCTGAAGATTCCCTATCTGTATAAATCTCAAATTTATACCATTCCCAGCCCGACTTCTGCCAAAATTCTGACCCAATCTCTCGAAGAGTGGCAACCTGATGTGGTGCATGCTTCTTTGCCGATTTCAGCCATGGATTTTAACCTGCCTGAAATCTGTCACAAATTGGGTATTCCCTTGGTTTCGACCTTTCACAATGCCTTTGACCGGCGTCCCAGCTTTTTCAGTGGTACGAGTTATCTGACCTATCAGCTCTATGCCCAGAATATGGCTGAATCTGATCGTGTGATTATCTTCTCGAATCTGCAGAAGCAATTGCTGATGCGGGTGGGTGTTTCCGAAGACCGGATTGCGATTGTACCCAACGCGATTGATGCTGAGAAATTTTCACCCGGCCCTTCGCGTTTTCGCGAACGCTATCCCGATCGCCTGATCATGACCTATATGGGCCGGATTGCCCCTGAAAAAGGGCTGGATGAACTGCTCAAAGTCTTTCAGCGTTTGGCCTTGCCCAATACCCAATTGGTGATGGTGGGCGATGGCAGCCAGAAACAGCTTTTGCAATCCCTTTACAGTGAAGTTCCCAATTTGACCTGGACGGGTTTTCTGGGCGAAGAAGAGCGGATCGACGTTTTGCGGGGCAGCGATATTTTTATTCTGCCTTCTCAGGTAGAAGGGCTTTCGATTGCCCTGCTGGAAGCCATGGCCTGTGGTCTGGCGACAGTGGCCACGGATGTGGGCTCGGATGGAGAAGTGCTGGAAGGCGGTGCTGGGATTATTATTAATCCTGGCAAGGTGCGCTCAGAGCTTTCCTTTACTTTGCAACTGCTGCAGCAGCACCCTGATTTTGTGCGCGATCTCAAACTCAAAGCCCGTCAGCGGGTTTTAGACCGCTACCGGCTTGAAACCAATATTGCGGCGGTGGAAGCTGTTTACCATGCGCTTTTGGAGCAACCCCGCACTGCGACCGGCTCGCTTTTAATGGCCGGTTAA
- a CDS encoding aldehyde dehydrogenase: protein VGQRAAAVTRLQYLIQEQQEAILDRIVAETGKSRFDALSSEFFGVLDACEHLARIAPTALEDQQAHTPLVLMGKKSRIWFEPLGTVLVIAPWNYPFYQLLVPALSAFLAGNAVLLKPSELTPLQGLLEDLFKAAAFPEHALQIVYGDKSTGQALVEAHPDLIFFTGSVASGRKIMASAAQNLTPVVLELGGKDPMLVFEDVNLERTVNGALWGGLTTAGQSCTSVERLYVQKSIYPRFLAVLESKMKKLRAVSQTQEPADIGNMTAPFQIERIESQLQEAVAEGAKILSGGTCEKDSRYFPPTLVTDVHHGMKLMHEETFGPILAIMPFETEEEAIALANDSPYGLSASVWSADLSRAERVARQLKVGNVSINNVMLTEANPALPFGGVKASGFGRYKGVWGLETFCNLKSVLMDSQNGKIEANWYPYTQPRYQLFTQLIGALFSRQKSLLKTVLTGLKLESLAQKEKL, encoded by the coding sequence GTGTCGGCCAGCGGGCGGCAGCAGTCACCCGCCTGCAATACCTGATTCAGGAACAACAGGAAGCCATTCTCGACAGAATTGTCGCCGAGACGGGCAAAAGCCGGTTTGATGCCCTCAGCTCAGAATTCTTTGGCGTACTCGATGCCTGCGAACACCTGGCCCGAATCGCCCCCACGGCTCTCGAAGACCAACAGGCCCATACCCCCCTGGTGCTGATGGGTAAAAAATCGCGGATTTGGTTTGAACCCCTGGGAACCGTCCTGGTGATCGCCCCCTGGAATTATCCTTTTTACCAGTTGTTGGTACCTGCCTTGAGCGCGTTTTTGGCGGGCAATGCCGTCTTGCTCAAACCCTCTGAACTCACTCCCCTGCAGGGCTTGCTGGAAGATCTGTTCAAAGCAGCAGCGTTTCCTGAACACGCCCTGCAAATAGTCTATGGCGACAAAAGCACAGGCCAGGCCCTGGTAGAGGCTCACCCCGATCTGATCTTCTTCACGGGCAGTGTGGCCAGCGGCCGCAAAATTATGGCCAGCGCAGCGCAGAATCTGACTCCCGTGGTTTTGGAACTGGGCGGCAAAGATCCCATGCTGGTCTTTGAAGATGTCAACCTGGAGCGGACCGTCAATGGCGCCCTGTGGGGGGGCCTGACCACGGCAGGCCAATCCTGCACCTCTGTCGAACGTCTCTATGTGCAGAAAAGTATCTATCCCCGCTTTTTGGCTGTGCTTGAGAGCAAAATGAAAAAACTGCGGGCTGTCAGCCAAACCCAGGAACCCGCCGATATTGGCAATATGACAGCCCCATTTCAAATCGAACGGATTGAAAGCCAATTGCAAGAAGCCGTGGCTGAAGGCGCCAAAATTCTCTCGGGAGGCACATGCGAAAAGGATTCCCGCTATTTCCCCCCCACCCTGGTGACAGACGTTCACCACGGCATGAAACTGATGCACGAGGAAACTTTTGGCCCCATACTGGCAATCATGCCCTTTGAAACTGAAGAAGAGGCCATTGCCCTGGCCAATGACTCCCCCTATGGCCTGAGTGCCAGTGTCTGGTCAGCCGATCTCAGCCGGGCCGAGCGTGTGGCCCGCCAATTAAAGGTTGGCAATGTCTCGATCAACAATGTCATGCTCACCGAGGCCAACCCTGCCTTGCCTTTTGGTGGCGTCAAAGCCAGTGGTTTCGGGCGCTACAAAGGGGTGTGGGGGTTGGAAACCTTCTGCAATCTGAAATCGGTGCTAATGGACAGCCAGAACGGCAAGATTGAAGCCAATTGGTATCCCTATACCCAGCCCCGCTACCAACTCTTTACCCAATTGATAGGCGCGCTGTTTTCACGCCAGAAATCTTTGCTCAAAACCGTTTTGACCGGGCTCAAGCTTGAAAGCCTGGCCCAGAAGGAGAAACTCTGA
- a CDS encoding GMC family oxidoreductase, translated as MYDFAIIGSGAGGGVLAHQLHTAGAKCVLLEAGKFFRKETFPRTELEYSPQLFWGGGLEFDTSSKMAFLRGRCVGGTTNLNQCLLDRFDSVAFDDWKRESGVDFFSETGLDPHYSEIENQLHLEKIEARHFNRNTQLFIKGCEKHGFGWAPLRRGQSDCALDQGNDCIGCLGGCHRDSKQSTLVGFIQKAEATGLEIRAEFEVGRIDPTGEGVRIEGLEKGQKTTLQAKQVILAAGAFGSSKILLQSGFGNQLPTLGKNFSSHPQFMSFGLFKEEINAHKGAFQGVKSQDQHFRKSGFKLENVFGPPISIAMLYPRLGAAHQKFMKNYRKMACIEVAVRDEAIGEIRLGAKGKLAIHKPLTQQDLLRRDQGLGVVNQIFTSLGAEEVMPSPYYFGLHLMGGCKMGVEARESVVAPDFRVHGQQNIFVADSSLFPNAPGINPALTIMALAERLASQLKKGV; from the coding sequence ATGTACGATTTCGCGATCATTGGTTCCGGCGCCGGGGGTGGGGTTTTGGCCCATCAGCTGCACACAGCGGGCGCAAAATGTGTTTTACTCGAAGCTGGTAAATTTTTTCGCAAGGAAACCTTTCCCCGCACAGAACTGGAATACAGTCCCCAACTCTTTTGGGGCGGGGGGCTTGAGTTTGACACCAGCAGCAAAATGGCCTTTTTAAGGGGCCGTTGCGTGGGGGGCACCACCAATCTCAACCAATGCCTGCTCGACCGTTTCGACAGCGTGGCCTTTGACGATTGGAAACGCGAATCAGGCGTGGATTTCTTTTCAGAAACAGGCCTGGATCCCCACTACAGCGAAATTGAAAATCAGCTCCATTTAGAAAAAATTGAGGCCCGCCATTTCAACCGCAATACCCAACTCTTTATCAAAGGCTGTGAAAAACATGGCTTTGGTTGGGCCCCCCTGCGTCGGGGCCAATCAGATTGCGCCCTGGATCAGGGCAATGACTGTATCGGTTGCCTGGGGGGCTGTCACCGCGATTCCAAGCAAAGCACCCTGGTGGGCTTTATTCAGAAAGCCGAAGCCACGGGTCTGGAGATTCGTGCCGAATTTGAAGTTGGCAGAATCGACCCTACGGGTGAAGGAGTACGGATTGAAGGACTTGAAAAAGGCCAAAAAACGACTCTGCAAGCCAAGCAGGTTATTCTGGCAGCCGGCGCCTTTGGCTCCAGCAAGATTCTGCTGCAATCCGGCTTTGGCAACCAACTTCCCACTTTGGGCAAAAATTTCAGCTCTCACCCCCAATTTATGTCCTTTGGCCTGTTTAAAGAAGAAATCAACGCGCACAAGGGGGCTTTTCAAGGGGTGAAATCTCAAGATCAGCATTTTCGCAAAAGTGGTTTTAAACTTGAGAATGTCTTTGGGCCCCCCATTTCAATCGCCATGCTCTACCCCCGCTTGGGAGCTGCCCACCAAAAATTCATGAAAAATTACCGTAAAATGGCTTGTATTGAAGTTGCTGTGCGTGATGAAGCCATTGGTGAAATTCGCCTGGGAGCCAAGGGCAAACTCGCCATTCACAAACCCCTGACCCAACAGGATCTGCTGCGCCGGGATCAGGGCCTGGGCGTGGTTAACCAGATCTTTACCAGCTTGGGCGCAGAAGAAGTCATGCCTTCGCCCTATTATTTTGGCCTGCATTTAATGGGCGGTTGCAAAATGGGGGTGGAAGCCCGCGAATCCGTGGTCGCTCCCGATTTTCGTGTGCATGGCCAGCAAAATATCTTTGTCGCAGATTCCAGCCTGTTTCCCAATGCACCGGGTATCAACCCCGCCCTGACGATCATGGCCCTGGCAGAACGGCTGGCCAGCCAGCTCAAGAAGGGAGTTTAA
- the rlmN gene encoding 23S rRNA (adenine(2503)-C(2))-methyltransferase RlmN, whose amino-acid sequence MSSSPEKLPVLVGMTSAEITEWVTAQGEKPFRGRQIAQWLYQKHVTNAENMSDLSKAFRQTLQEKALVSPGKIVETVKSADGTTKFLIELQDGEIVECVTIVQKQHLTACVSSQVGCNVGCPFCATGLSGFRRNLTAGEIVIQYLLMQQAAEAGLLADHTPHTRIGSMVFMGMGEPLLNYDAVLSSMQIFNKEIGLGMRHMTISTSGIIPGIERLMKEPVDYNLAISLHSVKTEVRNRLVPINRKYGVNELLQAAKLYANRTGRRITFEYTLLQGINDSAEDAKALIKALRGIHCHINLIAYNPVKSAFQAPPRKEILSFQFLLTEAGFPATIRHNHGQADMAACGQLRVHQREKDLQVLN is encoded by the coding sequence ATGTCTTCATCCCCCGAAAAACTCCCTGTCCTGGTTGGCATGACCAGTGCCGAAATTACCGAATGGGTCACCGCCCAGGGTGAAAAGCCCTTCAGAGGCCGTCAGATTGCCCAATGGCTGTATCAAAAACATGTTACCAACGCTGAAAATATGAGCGATCTGAGCAAAGCGTTTCGCCAGACCCTGCAAGAAAAAGCCCTGGTCAGCCCAGGTAAAATTGTCGAAACCGTCAAATCTGCCGATGGCACCACCAAGTTTCTGATTGAGCTGCAAGATGGCGAAATCGTCGAATGCGTCACGATTGTGCAGAAGCAACACCTGACCGCCTGCGTTTCTTCTCAGGTCGGCTGCAATGTAGGCTGCCCTTTCTGTGCGACAGGTCTGAGCGGCTTTCGTCGCAATCTGACAGCCGGTGAAATCGTGATTCAATACCTGCTGATGCAGCAGGCTGCTGAAGCGGGTCTTTTGGCAGATCATACCCCCCATACCCGCATTGGCAGCATGGTTTTTATGGGCATGGGAGAACCCCTGCTCAATTACGATGCTGTGCTCAGCAGCATGCAGATCTTCAACAAAGAAATTGGCTTGGGCATGCGCCATATGACCATCTCTACCTCGGGTATTATTCCCGGCATTGAGCGCTTGATGAAAGAACCCGTCGATTATAATCTGGCGATCTCGCTGCACAGTGTCAAAACAGAAGTGCGCAACCGCCTGGTACCCATCAACCGCAAATACGGCGTCAATGAACTGCTGCAGGCTGCCAAGCTCTACGCCAACCGTACCGGCCGCAGAATCACCTTTGAATACACCCTGCTGCAAGGCATCAATGACTCCGCTGAAGATGCAAAAGCTTTGATCAAAGCCTTGCGGGGCATTCACTGCCATATCAACCTGATCGCCTATAACCCCGTCAAAAGTGCCTTTCAGGCACCCCCGCGCAAAGAAATTCTGAGCTTTCAGTTTCTCTTGACGGAAGCGGGTTTCCCCGCCACCATTCGCCACAACCACGGGCAGGCCGATATGGCTGCCTGCGGTCAACTGCGGGTACACCAACGTGAAAAAGATCTTCAGGTTCTGAATTGA